In Halocalculus aciditolerans, the following are encoded in one genomic region:
- the artA gene encoding archaeosortase A, whose protein sequence is MSLALTDRLAWVVIALFVGSVVLAGRREAVARYVSVAAWASFAVFWGLLIDHFAFVQASPIEGVLSALAVPGCLYAAYLAYNGRNGMATLQKAIAVMGIVYLPFLTVRYLHVVGVHAIVAHVDWILHTLGYDPEIITYNIPNDSFLMVTPEQRYVTTVLLACTGVGSMAVVTGLIAAVDAPLRRRAIAFGVAIPIIYALNVLRVAFIALSNGEQWFAGPFFQALIRPVFGVDQYMVSYIVADRIIAQSLSLVVLVAITLGLVRVLPELAGFLEDLLEVATGNEYDLQGLTETQTE, encoded by the coding sequence ATGTCTCTCGCGTTGACTGACCGGCTCGCGTGGGTCGTCATCGCGTTGTTCGTGGGTTCGGTGGTGCTCGCGGGTCGACGTGAGGCGGTCGCTCGCTACGTGTCGGTTGCGGCCTGGGCGTCCTTCGCGGTGTTCTGGGGCCTGCTGATCGACCATTTCGCGTTCGTGCAGGCGTCGCCCATCGAGGGCGTGTTGAGCGCGCTCGCCGTTCCGGGCTGTCTCTACGCGGCGTACCTCGCGTACAACGGCCGGAACGGGATGGCGACGCTGCAGAAGGCGATCGCGGTCATGGGTATCGTCTACCTGCCCTTCCTGACGGTACGCTACCTGCACGTCGTCGGCGTGCACGCCATCGTCGCGCACGTCGACTGGATCCTGCACACGCTCGGCTACGACCCCGAGATCATCACGTACAACATCCCGAACGATAGCTTCCTGATGGTGACGCCCGAGCAGCGCTACGTGACGACGGTGCTCCTCGCGTGCACGGGCGTCGGGAGTATGGCGGTGGTGACGGGGCTCATCGCGGCCGTCGACGCGCCGCTCCGCCGCCGCGCCATCGCGTTCGGCGTCGCCATCCCCATCATCTACGCGCTGAACGTCCTCCGCGTCGCGTTCATCGCGCTCTCGAACGGCGAGCAGTGGTTCGCCGGGCCGTTCTTCCAGGCTCTCATCCGCCCGGTCTTCGGCGTCGACCAGTACATGGTCTCCTACATCGTCGCCGACCGCATCATCGCCCAGTCGCTCTCACTCGTCGTTCTCGTCGCCATCACGCTCGGCCTCGTCCGCGTTCTCCCCGAGCTCGCGGGCTTCCTCGAAGACCTCCTCGAAGTCGCCACCGGGAACGAGTACGACCTCCAAGGTCTCACCGAGACGCAGACGGAGTAG
- a CDS encoding NAD(P)-dependent oxidoreductase, protein MDVLLLGASGRIGVRTASELTARDHSVTGVSRSGTIDGVDDEEVVPIAGDATSASDIAKLATAHDAVVSTLGPSGDENPDVLVEMMNAVIDGLRTASVDRLVWTGGAGGLNVAPETKLVDTDEFPEEWEPLARAAIDAYGVLEDADDLRWTYLAPAAVIEPGERTGDYRTNEGELVTDDDGDSYVSMEDFAIALADELETGDAIHTYTGVGY, encoded by the coding sequence ATGGACGTGCTCCTGCTAGGTGCGAGCGGCCGAATCGGCGTACGAACTGCCAGCGAACTCACCGCGCGCGACCACTCCGTCACGGGCGTCTCTCGAAGCGGAACCATCGACGGCGTCGACGACGAGGAGGTCGTTCCCATCGCCGGCGACGCCACGAGCGCGAGCGACATCGCGAAGCTCGCCACCGCGCACGACGCCGTCGTGTCGACGCTCGGCCCGAGCGGCGACGAGAACCCCGACGTCCTCGTCGAGATGATGAACGCCGTCATCGACGGTCTCCGCACCGCGTCAGTCGACCGACTCGTCTGGACGGGCGGCGCAGGCGGCCTCAACGTCGCCCCCGAAACCAAACTCGTCGACACCGACGAGTTCCCCGAGGAGTGGGAGCCGCTCGCGCGCGCCGCCATCGACGCCTACGGCGTCCTCGAAGACGCCGACGACCTCCGGTGGACGTATCTCGCGCCCGCCGCGGTCATCGAGCCCGGCGAACGCACCGGCGACTACCGCACGAACGAAGGCGAACTCGTCACCGACGACGACGGCGACAGCTACGTCTCCATGGAGGACTTCGCCATCGCGCTCGCCGACGAACTCGAAACCGGCGACGCCATCCACACGTACACCGGCGTCGGCTACTGA
- a CDS encoding PGF-CTERM-anchored ABC transporter substrate-binding protein, with translation MDTPPERIVTLSPSAAQIVWEIGAADRVVGVTGSASYLDGASEKADVSGSGMSYVDQEKVVSLEPDLVLAPDTISDETVGTLRDSGLTVYHYEAAESIADIKEQTHATGRLTGNCDGASETVSTMESRLATVDEATSGTDRPGVLYTFYGYTAGSETFIDNIITLAGGTNVAAEAGITGYKEISSEVIVQQNPEWIVRNSQNPSVPKTSAYNSTDAVKNGNVVVLDNNYLNQPAPRVVQPITTLAKALHPESWGDGTETDSTDGNEEDDHGNGNSGSSSHHSDQTTTTNLTVNATNQTVNATNQTVNVTNQSVGTVNFTANGTKQTPNETAVSLANESTTEEAETTSTSTETTRDTTTSDTTTSTTTPGFEVTAGLMALVLVMLIGRRQ, from the coding sequence ATGGATACGCCCCCGGAACGTATTGTGACGCTTAGTCCGAGTGCGGCGCAGATTGTCTGGGAGATTGGTGCTGCGGACCGCGTTGTGGGGGTGACGGGATCTGCGAGTTATCTTGACGGCGCGAGCGAGAAAGCAGACGTGTCCGGATCCGGGATGAGCTATGTCGACCAAGAGAAGGTCGTCTCCCTCGAACCAGACTTGGTCCTCGCCCCTGATACGATTTCAGACGAGACCGTGGGTACGCTCCGTGACTCCGGACTTACCGTTTACCACTATGAGGCCGCGGAGAGTATCGCGGATATCAAGGAGCAAACTCACGCGACGGGCCGCCTCACCGGGAACTGCGACGGAGCGAGTGAGACCGTTTCCACGATGGAATCTCGGCTCGCCACCGTCGATGAAGCGACCTCCGGAACTGACCGGCCAGGCGTCCTCTACACCTTCTACGGGTACACTGCCGGGAGCGAGACGTTCATCGATAACATCATCACGCTCGCTGGCGGGACGAACGTCGCCGCTGAGGCAGGAATCACTGGATACAAGGAGATTAGTAGTGAGGTCATTGTTCAGCAGAACCCCGAGTGGATCGTACGGAATAGTCAGAATCCGTCTGTTCCGAAAACTTCGGCGTACAACAGCACTGACGCGGTGAAGAACGGGAACGTTGTGGTTCTCGATAACAACTATTTGAACCAGCCTGCACCCCGCGTCGTTCAGCCGATTACGACCCTCGCGAAGGCTCTCCATCCTGAGTCGTGGGGTGATGGAACCGAGACCGATTCGACGGACGGAAACGAGGAAGACGACCACGGTAACGGAAATAGCGGCAGCTCCAGCCATCATAGCGATCAAACGACGACCACCAATCTGACGGTGAACGCGACGAATCAGACGGTGAATGCGACGAATCAGACGGTGAACGTGACGAATCAGAGCGTGGGAACGGTAAACTTCACTGCGAACGGAACGAAACAGACGCCCAATGAGACGGCTGTGAGTCTGGCGAACGAGAGCACCACGGAGGAAGCGGAGACAACGTCGACGTCGACCGAGACCACGAGGGATACAACCACGAGTGATACGACCACGAGCACGACGACACCCGGTTTCGAGGTTACAGCAGGCCTAATGGCACTCGTACTCGTCATGCTTATCGGACGGCGGCAGTAG